From a single Nematostella vectensis chromosome 3, jaNemVect1.1, whole genome shotgun sequence genomic region:
- the LOC116621135 gene encoding neuropeptide Y receptor type 6 — MAAMQTFNDSAEIITSMNFTVPPRITAFAEEPRAVFILRLVVGCVIAITGFVCNAIVIVHITRRCRRLSLVEFYIRNLAVADLGILCGSYPIAVIREQFHGAWPLGEVMCYYGYPLTEVFYAVSVWSITAIAAERYQLVRKNFQKVSHKRSSSKTRWRNTFIIWLGSFSLTSLPLFFIMDYKNTSGEGGTCKFSWPSGMHHVYVVSLTILQYILPMGIISFTYLHIAKEIKTSSKFHRRTIRTSDIKKSWGIQKFDSHEERRLKENKRARKLLTPLVLVFAVTMFPLNTLRLVVLLWQAATEWTYFLIVYNLSVFGIVVNSAADPIIYSIVSKEFDFKVCWHWLRLCSQRMRMRKSWNNKEEETSGLATTPETPEKGDFLNNSF; from the exons ATGGCGGCGATGCAGACATTCAATGACAGCGCTGAAATAATAACGTCTATGAACTTCACAGTGCCCCCAAGAATCACCGCATTCGCCGAGGAGCCTCGCGCGGTTTTTATCTTACGACTAGTGGTGGGCTGTGTAATCGCTATCACAGGCTTCGTTTGCAATGCCATTGTGATAGTACACATAACTCGGCGGTGCCGAAGACTTTCTCTGGTGGAATTCTACATTCGCAACCTCGCAGTTGCCGACTTGGGGATCTTGTGCGGGAGCTATCCGATAGCTGTGATCCGTGAACAGTTCCATGGCGCTTGGCCCCTGGGGGAAGTTATGTGCTACTATGGGTACCCCCTGACAGAAGTGTTTTATGCCGTCTCTGTGTGGTCTATTACTGCCATTGCAGCTGAGAGGTATCAGCTCGTCAGAAAGAACTTCCAAAAAGTCTCTCATAAGCGGTCCTCAAGTAAGACAAG ATGGCGCAACACGTTTATCATATGGCTGGGTTCCTTCTCcctgacgtcacttccgctcTTTTTTATCATGGACTACAAGAACACTTCCGGTGAGGGGGGCACCTGTAAGTTCTCGTGGCCCTCCGGCATGCACCACGTGTACGTGGTCTCCCTTACGATCCTTCAGTACATCCTCCCAATGGGGATCATATCATTTACTTACCTCCACATCGCCAAGGAGATCAAAACAAGCAGCAAGTTCCATCGGCGAACAATACGAACGTCAGATATCAAGAAATCATGGGGTATACAGAAGTTTGACTCCCACGAAGAGCGCAGGTTGAAGGAGAACAAGCGCGCACGCAAGCTGTTGACGCCGCTAGTGCTCGTATTCGCCGTGACTATGTTCCCGCTAAACACGCTTCGTTTGGTTGTACTGCTATGGCAAGCAGCCACGGAATGGACATATTTCCTTATCGTTTATAATCTCTCGGTTTTTGGGATTGTCGTGAATTCCGCCGCAGACCCGATCATTTATTCGATTGTGTCTAAGGAGTTTGATTTTAAGGTTTGTTGGCACTGGCTGCGTTTGTGTTCGCAGCGCATGCGCATGAGGAAAAGCTGGAACAATAAGGAGGAGGAGACGAGCGGCCTGGCGACAACTCCTGAGACACCCGAGAAAGGAGATTTTTTGAATAATTCCTTCTGA
- the LOC5516996 gene encoding trace amine-associated receptor 8b, with product MTNRSNVTGTPGVAAETYSLPEVFAWGFAFGVEAFLIVCGNIVTISTFISTKRLRRQSTILLINLATADLCVGALAVPLFIYVFVSYYWRGHVTTTADKLHRIVDSTSGYASLFSLVLVSLERVRVIVWPLHNRMTTRRCCLFSVAVTWMVALLMPLLDLAAVYTRMPGSVYVAVPLVGVSLIVMCVAYAVIWVQVKYKRQKMHKRRSLEFERAFAVTLCIVTVTSVVTWLPYQVILFAETLCRNSGCPFVSNNVLNISKLLHFGNSLVNPIIYSLRFPEFRKAAVHVMSWYRGKNEPRGQDAVLIQMKDVANDEPANNTANTSVRWTWRSRSMRGSSKSNGSPRL from the exons ATGACTAATAGAAGCAACGTGACCGGGACTCCTGGGGTGGCAGCTGAGACCTACAGCCTACCGGAAGTGTTCGCTTGGGGATTCGCATTCGGCGTGGAAGCGTTCTTGATCGTTTGCGGCAATATCGTCACCATCTCGACATTTATCAGCACCAAGAGACTACGGCGGCAGAGCACAATCTTACTCATCAACCTTGCGACCGCTGACCTGTGTGTTGGCGCCTTGGCGGTTCCTCTCTTCATCTACGTTTTTGTGTCGTACTACTGGCGCGGTCACGTGACAACTACTGCCGACAAGCTCCATCGCATCGTCGATAGCACAAGCGGGTACGCGTCTCTCTTTTCCCTGGTGTTGGTCTCCTTAGAGCGCGTGCGCGTCATAGTATGGCCGCTGCACAACAGAATGACGACTCGCCGGTGTTGTCTATTTTCCGTGGCGGTCACGTGGATGGTAGCTTTGCTGATGCCGTTATTGGATCTCGCGGCCGTTTACACTCGCATGCCCGGCTCCGTCTATGTAGCAGTACCTTTGGTTGGCGTGTCACTTATTGTCATGTGCGTCGCGTATGCTGTTATCTGGGTTCAG GTGAAGTATAAGCGGCAAAAGATGCACAAGAGACGATCTCTCGAGTTTGAGCGAGCCTTTGCGGTAACCCTGTGCATCGTAACAGTGACGTCAGTGGTCACGTGGTTGCCGTATCAGGTGATCTTATTCGCTGAGACGCTGTGTCGAAACTCGGGCTGTCCCTTCGTCTCCAACAACGTGTTGAACATTAGCAAACTTCTCCACTTCGGCAACAGTCTCGTGAATCCCATAATCTACAGTCTAAGGTTCCCAGAATTTCGCAAGGCCGCGGTTCACGTTATGAGCTGGTATCGCGGAAAAAATGAGCCCAGAGGACAGGATGCTGTGCTCATTCAAATGAAGGATGTCGCGAATGATGAGCCCGCGAACAATACTGCCAATACGTCTGTTCGTTGGACGTGGCGCTCGCGGAGCATGCGCGGGTCCAGCAAAAGCAACGGAAGCCCGAGGTTGTGA
- the LOC125561294 gene encoding uncharacterized protein LOC125561294: MGTLVILLLASVIFWPKPGTSYLSHNTSLLKAGTSYLSHNTPLLKAGTSYCHTTPLCSRLGHPTVTQHPFAQGWDILPVTQHPFAQGWDILPVTQHPFAQGWDILPVTQHPFAQGWDILPVTQHPFAQGWDILPVTQHPFAQGWDILLSHNTPLLKAGTSYLSHNIPLLKAGTSYLSHNIPLLKAGTSYLSHNTPLLKAGTSYLSHNIPLLKAGTSYLSHNTPLLKAGTSYCHTTSLCSRLGHPTVTQHPFAQGWDILPVTQHPFAQGLE; the protein is encoded by the exons ATGGGTACCCTGGTGATTCTACTTTTAGCATCCGTTATATTTTGGCCAAAGCCTGGGACATCCTACTTGTCACACAACACCTCTTTGCTCAAGGCTGGGACATCGTacctgtcacacaacacccCTTTGCTCAAGGCTGGGACATCCTACTGTCACACAACACCTCTTTGCTCAAGGCTGGGACATCCTACTGTCACACAACACCCCTTTGCTCAAGGCTGGGACATCCTACCTGTCACACAACATCCCTTTGCTCAAGGCTGGGACATCCTACCTGTCACACAACATCCCTTTGCTCAAGGCTGGGACATCCTACCTGTCACACAACATCCCTTTGCTCAAGGCTGGGACATCCTACCTGTCACACAACATCCCTTTGCTCAAGGCTGGGACATCCTACCTGTCACACAACATCCCTTTGCTCAAGGCTGGGACATCCTACTGTCACACAACACCCCTTTGCTCAAGGCTGGGACATCCTACCTGTCACACAACATCCCTTTGCTCAAGGCTGGGACATCCTACCTGTCACACAACATCCCTTTGCTCAAGGCTGGGACATCGTacctgtcacacaacacccCTTTGCTCAAGGCTGGGACATCCTACCTGTCACACAACATCCCTTTGCTCAAGGCTGGGACATCGTacctgtcacacaacacccCTTTGCTCAAGGCTGGGACATCCTACTGTCACACAACATCCCTTTGCTCAAGGCTGGGACATCCTACTGTCACACAACATCCCTTTGCTCAAGGCTGGGACATCCTACCTGTCACACAACATCCCTTTGCTC AAGGCTTGGAGTGA